Proteins from one Triticum aestivum cultivar Chinese Spring chromosome 7A, IWGSC CS RefSeq v2.1, whole genome shotgun sequence genomic window:
- the LOC123152328 gene encoding E3 ubiquitin-protein ligase RZF1-like, producing MSEPGESGARRRQRRRWRLYWCYVCRRALRTVSSPTSDVFCPRCLGRFLHEIELPVPREPVHAPTERLFQPPPLFPYEGAPRHWVIYRGEDDDAADAPGPRIRRVPSPPPAPGTHGGMDGAGPGPPATGIDPAGFFTGPNLNALIEGLTQNDRPGPPPAPASAIDSLPTVHVSPEHMADGSQCPVCKDEFELGETARELPCKHAYHSDCIVPWLQLHNSCPVCRQELPMPAGDESPDGAGAGDGGEETVPPWQLLAGWGPLAWLLTLGEPDVGGWGNGPGRRGTEADADDTGGNVSRGATILQSFVLVAACFFVVSFLV from the coding sequence ATGTCAGAGCCCGGCGAGAGCGGCGCCCGTCGGCGGCAGCGCAGGAGGTGGCGGCTGTACTGGTGCTACGTGTGCCGCCGCGCGCTGCGCACCGTGTCGTCCCCGACCTCCGACGTCTTCTGCCCGCGCTGCCTCGGCCGCTTCCTCCACGAGATCGAGCTCCCCGTGCCGCGCGAGCCCGTGCACGCGCCCACCGAGCGGCTCTTCCAGCCGCCGCCGCTGTTCCCGTACGAGGGCGCCCCCCGCCACTGGGTCATATACAGGGGCGAGGACGACGACGCGGCCGACGCGCCAGGCCCACGTATCCGCCGGGTCCCGTCCCCTCCGCCGGCGCCGGGGACGCACGGCGGCATGGACGGTGCCGGTCCCGGTCCACCGGCAACCGGCATCGACCCGGCGGGCTTCTTCACCGGCCCCAACCTGAACGCGCTCATCGAGGGTCTGACGCAGAACGACCGCCCcggcccgccgcccgcgccggcgtcgGCGATCGACTCGCTCCCGACGGTGCACGTCTCGCCGGAGCACATGGCGGACGGCTCGCAGTGCCCCGTGTGCAAGGATGAGTTCGAGCTGGGCGAGACCGCGCGCGAGCTGCCGTGCAAGCACGCGTACCACTCCGACTGCATCGTGCCGTGGCTCCAGCTCCACAACTCCTGCCCTGTCTGCCGGCAGGAGCTGCCGATGCCGGCCGGTGATGAATCTCCCGATGGCGCGggcgcaggcgacggaggcgaggaGACGGTCCCGCCGTGGCAGCTGCTTGCCGGCTGGGGGCCACTGGCTTGGCTGCTAACGCTGGGGGAACCGGACGTGGGCGGCTGGGGTAATGGACCTGGGCGGCGTGGGACGGAAGCCGACGCCGATGACACCGGCGGCAATGTCAGTCGTGGCGCCACGATTCTTCAGTCGTTTGTTCTCGTCGCTGCTTGCTTTTTCGTTGTCTCCTTTCTCGTTTGA
- the LOC123152009 gene encoding transcription factor LRL3-like, with amino-acid sequence MDLDTAMDMTNQEQLMHTISQLDSALTYLASPSTSPSQQPPVLAPPYPSCATGAVTPNSVTMPVLVPPPAAAYPEHTATRRLVVGVHPAADVERPRRRNGRVSSEPQSVAARLRRERVSQRMRALQRLVPGGARLDTASMLEEAVRYVRFLKSHVQALEQAAAALHGRREDVAGGEFYHHCPHYA; translated from the coding sequence ATGGACTTGGACACGGCAATGGACATGACGAACCAAGAACAGCTCATGCACACCATCTCCCAACTCGACAGCGCCCTCACATaccttgcttctccatccacatCGCCATCGCAGCAGCCACCGGTCCTAGCCCCGCCGTATCCATCGTGTGCCACCGGTGCGGTTACTCCTAATTCGGTCACGATGCCGGTGTTGGTGCCGCCGCCAGCCGCGGCCTACCCGGAGCACACGGCGACGCGGCGGCTTGTCGTCGGCGTCCACCCGGCCGCGGACGTGGAGAGGCCCAGGCGCCGCAACGGGCGCGTCTCGAGCGAGCCGCAGAGCGTGGCGGCGAGGCTGCGGCGGGAGCGCGTGAGCCAGCGGATGCGCGCGCTGCAGCGGCTGGTGCCCGGCGGCGCGAGGCTGGACACGGCGTCCATGCTGGAGGAGGCCGTCCGCTACGTCAGGTTCCTCAAGAGCCACGTCCAGGCGCTCGAGCAGGCCGCGGCCGCGTTACATGGCCGCCGCGAGGACGTCGCCGGCGGCGAATTCTACCATCACTGCCCGCACTATGCTTAA